In Ectothiorhodosinus mongolicus, one DNA window encodes the following:
- a CDS encoding TRAP transporter small permease subunit has protein sequence MAALILLVFGNMAARYLMGFGAVWLQELEWYILSLSVMTAIAYAMRADEHVRVDIFSSRLNRKGRMWLDMLTMTLVAVPVAILVLYYTWPFVQTSYVRGERSPNAGGMPWTFLPKAMILLGFFLILSESIRKIISVGRRLSFHYRRPANPPRNRNHAA, from the coding sequence ATGGCAGCACTAATATTGCTGGTGTTTGGCAATATGGCAGCTCGTTATTTGATGGGCTTTGGCGCGGTTTGGCTGCAAGAGCTGGAGTGGTACATTCTGTCGCTGAGCGTGATGACGGCGATCGCCTATGCCATGCGCGCCGATGAGCATGTGCGCGTTGATATTTTCTCCAGCCGCTTAAATCGTAAAGGCCGCATGTGGCTGGATATGCTGACCATGACCTTGGTCGCGGTGCCTGTCGCCATTCTGGTTCTTTATTACACATGGCCTTTTGTACAAACTTCATATGTGCGCGGAGAACGCTCGCCCAATGCCGGTGGCATGCCGTGGACTTTTCTCCCCAAGGCGATGATTCTGCTAGGCTTTTTTCTCATACTAAGCGAATCAATCCGCAAGATAATCAGTGTCGGCCGCCGCCTGAGTTTCCACTATCGGCGCCCCGCTAACCCGCCTCGGAACCGCAATCATGCCGCTTGA
- a CDS encoding TRAP transporter substrate-binding protein, protein MSMKRRDFLKAGTAAAAGATILGAPAIVKAQQTFNWRMTTTWPAGLPFFQTGPGSATDFARRVEEMSGGRIRIRVYSAGELVPAFEGFDAASAGRQVQLNHGCAYYWAGKSFAAQYFTTVPFGMTFQGHNAWMNFGGGYELYEETYRPFNLVPLVVGCTGVQPVGWFRRPVESLADFRGLNIRMPGLAGDIYNAIGANARLLPGGELFAALERGAIDAAEWVGPYSDRELGLHRAASLYYSSGWHEPATSTEVVVNRSAWDSLPADLQAVMRNAAAACNITSHTWLEAQNADALDDLINNHGTQFLPLPDDVIQALLEATKDILSDNARRDDLVRRVNESYFTFKAKHDRWNQNSETMFQTQIRDLGQQILG, encoded by the coding sequence ATGTCGATGAAACGTCGCGATTTTCTCAAAGCAGGAACAGCAGCTGCCGCAGGCGCCACCATTTTAGGGGCACCAGCCATTGTTAAAGCTCAGCAAACTTTTAACTGGCGCATGACGACCACTTGGCCTGCTGGGCTGCCGTTTTTCCAAACGGGTCCGGGTAGTGCTACCGACTTTGCGCGCCGCGTGGAAGAAATGTCTGGCGGGCGCATTCGCATTCGCGTTTACTCCGCTGGCGAGTTAGTGCCGGCGTTCGAGGGCTTCGATGCCGCCTCTGCAGGGCGCCAGGTGCAACTCAACCATGGCTGCGCCTACTACTGGGCGGGCAAGTCCTTTGCCGCCCAGTATTTCACCACTGTGCCTTTCGGCATGACTTTCCAAGGTCATAATGCGTGGATGAACTTTGGCGGCGGTTATGAGCTTTATGAAGAAACCTATCGCCCGTTCAATCTCGTACCTTTGGTGGTGGGCTGCACAGGCGTTCAGCCCGTGGGCTGGTTCCGCCGTCCGGTGGAAAGCCTAGCTGATTTCCGTGGCTTGAACATTCGTATGCCGGGTCTGGCTGGTGACATCTACAATGCTATTGGCGCTAATGCCCGTTTGCTGCCCGGCGGCGAACTATTCGCCGCGTTGGAGCGTGGTGCTATTGATGCGGCAGAATGGGTCGGACCTTACTCTGACCGTGAACTCGGCCTGCATCGGGCCGCAAGCCTCTACTACAGCTCAGGTTGGCATGAACCGGCCACCAGTACGGAAGTGGTTGTCAACCGCAGTGCGTGGGACTCCCTGCCGGCTGACCTGCAGGCCGTTATGCGCAATGCTGCAGCTGCCTGCAATATCACCTCGCATACTTGGTTGGAAGCGCAGAATGCAGACGCTTTGGACGACCTCATCAACAACCACGGCACGCAGTTCCTGCCGCTGCCTGATGATGTTATTCAAGCGCTTTTGGAAGCCACCAAGGATATCCTGTCAGACAATGCTCGTCGTGATGATCTGGTGCGTCGCGTGAATGAGAGCTACTTCACCTTTAAAGCCAAGCACGACCGCTGGAATCAAAACTCTGAGACCATGTTCCAGACGCAGATTCGCGATCTGGGTCAGCAGATTCTTGGCTGA
- a CDS encoding glutamate synthase subunit beta codes for MGKPTGFIEIERQERRYEPVSDRLSHYREFVIPLKDESLREQGARCMDCGIPFCHQGCPVNNLIPDWNDLVYQDDWQQAIEVLHSTNNFPEFTGRICPAPCEASCTLNIDDNPVTIKSIECAIVDRAWKEGWIKPQVPAHRTGKRIAIIGSGPAGLACAQQLARAGHSVEVFEKNDRIGGLMRYGIPDFKLDKSLIDRRIAQMRTEGVKFHTLTHVGVNMPISHLQQEFDAVVLSGGSEKPRDLPVPGREALGVHYAMDFLTRNSKRVQGVTVLDDDFISAKGKHVIVIGGGDTGSDCIGTSNRHGAASVTQIEILDKPPVKEDKGLTWPNWPNKLRTSSSQEEGCERMWNVLTKSFERDEDGHVIALNYVLVRWDKDEQGRWQMSEVPGSEGQMKADLVLLAMGFVHPIHEGMLEQLRSEKDLQLDQRGNVQGSTEGPKAYYTNVDGVFAAGDMRRGQSLVVWAIREGRQCARAVDEWLMGSTILPR; via the coding sequence ATGGGTAAACCCACGGGATTCATTGAGATTGAACGTCAGGAACGGCGCTACGAGCCGGTCAGTGATCGGCTCAGCCACTATCGCGAATTCGTCATTCCCCTGAAAGATGAATCGCTCAGAGAGCAGGGTGCACGCTGCATGGATTGTGGCATCCCCTTTTGTCATCAGGGCTGCCCGGTTAACAATCTAATTCCTGACTGGAATGATCTGGTGTACCAAGATGATTGGCAGCAAGCCATTGAGGTACTGCATTCCACCAATAATTTTCCTGAATTCACGGGGCGCATTTGCCCAGCCCCCTGCGAGGCTTCGTGCACACTAAATATCGATGACAACCCCGTCACCATTAAGTCCATCGAATGCGCCATCGTCGATCGTGCCTGGAAAGAAGGCTGGATAAAGCCTCAGGTTCCCGCACATCGCACCGGCAAGCGCATCGCCATTATCGGCTCTGGACCCGCTGGTTTGGCGTGTGCTCAGCAACTGGCACGCGCCGGCCACAGTGTTGAAGTTTTTGAAAAAAATGATCGCATCGGCGGCTTAATGCGTTATGGCATTCCGGACTTCAAGCTGGATAAGTCACTGATCGATCGACGCATTGCACAAATGCGTACCGAGGGGGTCAAGTTCCACACCCTGACCCATGTGGGCGTAAATATGCCCATTAGCCATCTGCAACAAGAATTTGATGCGGTGGTACTCTCTGGCGGCTCGGAAAAGCCACGTGACCTGCCTGTTCCCGGTCGTGAAGCCCTAGGCGTTCATTACGCCATGGATTTTCTGACGCGCAATAGCAAGCGCGTTCAGGGTGTTACTGTTCTGGATGATGATTTCATCAGCGCTAAGGGCAAGCATGTCATCGTTATCGGCGGTGGTGATACCGGTTCCGACTGTATTGGCACCTCGAATCGTCATGGTGCCGCCTCGGTGACTCAAATTGAGATTCTCGACAAACCACCGGTAAAAGAAGACAAGGGTCTGACATGGCCGAACTGGCCCAATAAATTGCGCACCTCCAGTTCTCAAGAAGAGGGCTGTGAGCGTATGTGGAATGTATTAACCAAGTCCTTCGAACGCGATGAAGATGGTCATGTCATCGCCTTGAACTATGTTCTGGTGCGTTGGGATAAGGATGAACAGGGCCGCTGGCAAATGTCAGAGGTACCCGGTTCAGAGGGACAGATGAAGGCCGATTTGGTGCTTTTAGCCATGGGCTTTGTGCATCCCATTCATGAAGGCATGCTTGAACAGTTACGCTCGGAAAAAGATCTACAACTCGATCAGCGCGGCAATGTTCAAGGCAGCACGGAAGGTCCCAAAGCCTATTACACCAACGTGGATGGCGTGTTTGCCGCTGGTGATATGCGCCGCGGCCAGTCTTTGGTGGTCTGGGCTATTCGTGAGGGCCGGCAATGTGCCCGAGCCGTCGATGAATGGCTTATGGGTAGTACTATCCTGCCTCGTTAG